The Pseudomonas allokribbensis genome has a window encoding:
- a CDS encoding flagellar hook-associated protein 3: protein MRISTAQYYATQAAQYQRNYSKTVATANEASSLQRINTAADDPIGAGRLLKLGQQASMLEQYQGNIDTTKSALTVQESTLNSITTALQRAKEIGLAANNGIATDTDRKAYAAELSQIQQQVLGLMNSKDANGNYLFSGSKTDTAPYSQNADGTYTYNGDQTQINLGIGDGLSVASNTTGWDAFQQTINTSRTTTSMTAPTPDDGRVVLTNGIVGTAATYNAKFAAGQPYTVDFISSTQLKITDALGNDVTTEASQNGAITNSNGANQTVSFRGVDLKLNINLKPGDTNPDAVIAGHSFQLAATPDSFTTSRSAGNASTAVITGSGVTNQAAYDAAFPSGGGAILKFTSATNFDLYAAPVTADSKPVSSGTMVGANATAAGVTFTFGGTPGAGDQFSIQSNNHQTQNVLDTLGQMVTALNAPIDGNPVAKQKFQGAMESALGNIDSAANQIGSAVTSIGARGQSLDDQNTTNQSLTQANTTTQGSIRDSDPAEVMTRLTLQQTMLQASQLAFSKISQLGLFNKI from the coding sequence GACACAAGCTGCTCAATATCAGCGCAACTACAGCAAGACTGTCGCGACCGCCAACGAGGCTAGCAGCCTGCAGCGCATCAACACCGCTGCCGACGATCCGATCGGCGCCGGGCGTCTGCTCAAGCTGGGTCAGCAGGCCTCGATGCTCGAGCAGTATCAGGGCAACATCGATACCACCAAGAGTGCGCTGACCGTGCAGGAGTCCACGTTGAACTCCATCACCACGGCCTTGCAGCGCGCCAAGGAAATCGGCCTGGCCGCCAACAACGGCATCGCCACTGACACTGACCGCAAGGCCTACGCCGCCGAGCTGAGCCAGATCCAGCAACAAGTGCTGGGCCTGATGAACTCCAAGGACGCCAACGGCAATTACCTGTTTTCCGGTTCCAAGACCGATACCGCGCCGTACTCGCAAAATGCCGATGGCACTTACACCTACAATGGTGACCAGACCCAGATCAACCTGGGCATTGGCGACGGTCTTTCGGTGGCCTCCAATACCACTGGCTGGGATGCGTTCCAGCAGACCATCAACACCAGCCGCACCACGACCAGCATGACCGCGCCAACCCCCGATGATGGCCGCGTGGTGCTGACCAACGGTATCGTTGGCACCGCCGCGACGTACAACGCCAAGTTCGCGGCCGGTCAGCCGTACACCGTGGATTTCATCAGCAGCACTCAGTTGAAAATCACCGATGCCCTGGGCAACGACGTGACGACCGAAGCCAGCCAGAACGGCGCGATCACCAACAGCAACGGCGCCAACCAGACCGTCAGCTTCCGTGGCGTCGATCTGAAGTTGAACATCAACCTCAAGCCTGGTGACACCAACCCGGATGCGGTCATTGCCGGCCACAGCTTTCAGCTGGCGGCCACGCCTGACTCGTTCACCACCTCGCGCAGCGCGGGCAATGCGTCGACGGCGGTCATCACCGGCTCCGGCGTGACCAACCAGGCGGCCTACGACGCGGCATTCCCGTCGGGCGGCGGTGCGATCCTGAAGTTCACCAGCGCCACCAACTTCGACCTGTATGCAGCGCCAGTGACAGCTGACAGCAAGCCAGTGTCGTCGGGCACCATGGTCGGCGCCAACGCCACGGCAGCGGGTGTGACCTTCACGTTCGGCGGGACGCCGGGTGCGGGCGATCAGTTCTCGATCCAGTCCAACAACCACCAGACCCAGAACGTGCTCGACACCCTGGGCCAGATGGTCACGGCGCTGAATGCGCCGATCGACGGGAATCCGGTGGCCAAGCAGAAATTCCAGGGTGCCATGGAGTCGGCGCTGGGCAACATCGACAGCGCGGCCAATCAGATTGGTTCGGCGGTGACGTCGATCGGTGCTCGCGGACAGTCGCTGGATGACCAGAACACCACCAACCAGAGCCTGACTCAGGCGAATACCACCACTCAGGGTTCGATCCGTGATTCGGATCCTGCCGAAGTGATGACCCGCCTGACCTTGCAGCAGACCATGCTGCAGGCCTCGCAACTGGCATTCAGCAAAATCAGCCAGCTGGGTCTGTTCAACAAGATCTGA
- a CDS encoding glycosyltransferase yields the protein MNSLPLVSLVIPAFNPRFFERALLSAVSQGYGNLEVIVCDDSRGNEIETTVASVIESSGVAVRYVRNARTLGLVGNLHACLEQAQGEFIKFLCDDDQLFGTCIERQAQVLIDQQDVNLVLAQRLFWDADDRPLPSRLENTPLSPVCGLFKGDDLLAIFENFPVNILGGFSNALFRRADVLELLPALTTPETCFVATLDFALYVCLLRRGNLVVSNHVLSVERLYAERLSGQQAMRDAAYTERQWLSQMLKARSGESAPAPGWVRYVPITKAQESPQVWEELPLSRTLGTKQTTQDWHVGVSSVSFAELYAQWLACRNLTEGQRELLPDTLAAWPRVPKIVPLIIDEQGSRSALDLTLQSLEAQEYLPELTLVLSASCTETQLEERVLRMPLQEDWQQQINELLPQLEGADWFYLLRAGDRLVVPALLVMAERIALSRTVTCLYSDEGGLSEGESTEPVFKPDFNLDLMRSYPYVGRALAFERERFLALGGFDSAFGELAPHDVLWRMVENDGTQVIGHISEVLLESAFDLAKWLSEPQMADGNSQLISAHLDRLGIAHEIRNGASALLNRVDYHHGRQPLVSIVIVSKDQTAAVQRCVESLLEKTAYAEYELLLVDNGSQGVEAQTWFDGMAQLGSERIRVLDCPQQDNMAAVRNLAVSQARGEYVLLLNPYAVITHGDWLAEMLNHAQRPEVGVVGAKLFNPDGRVLHAGLILGLQGPAGVPFYGESLQATGYMYRLLVAHDLSAVGSDCLMVRKAVFDSVNGLDEQALAQSLNEVDLCLRVGQEGYLVVWTPYAQLALGAQPAQAPKEGEEAALGQEQETFYRRWLPVVARDPAYNANLSLNGLGGSSFSLDPGLRTGWSPFSQPQLPKILALPVNASAIGHYRVTQPLIELEAAGRALGRIHYNLPTIIEVERQSPDVIILQGRYAEAPINEIPSLQKYSSARRIYELDDYVIDVPHRNAHIRNMPNKDEMEKLVRRAIGMCDRVVVSTAPLGNALSSMHSDIRVVPNMLAKNMWSDLRSQRRTSKKPRVGWGGGTSHHGDLAVIADVVRELANEVDWVFFGMCPDDLRPYMHEFHGVIGLDVYPAKLASLNLDLALAPLEFHIFNDCKSNLRLLEYGACGYPVICTDTEAYRGYLPCTRIKTNTTDEWLQAIRMHLADPDASYRMGDELREVVLRDYVLRGDNLRYWENGWLAD from the coding sequence GTGAATTCACTTCCTCTCGTCAGCCTGGTCATTCCTGCCTTCAATCCACGTTTCTTCGAACGGGCATTGCTCAGTGCGGTGAGCCAGGGCTATGGCAATCTTGAAGTCATTGTCTGCGACGACAGTCGCGGCAACGAGATTGAAACCACCGTCGCCTCGGTGATCGAGAGTTCCGGCGTGGCCGTGCGCTACGTGCGCAATGCGCGCACGCTCGGGCTGGTCGGCAATCTGCATGCGTGCCTTGAGCAGGCGCAGGGCGAGTTCATCAAGTTTCTGTGTGATGACGACCAATTGTTTGGCACGTGCATCGAGCGCCAGGCACAGGTTCTCATCGATCAGCAGGACGTCAATCTGGTGCTCGCCCAGCGTCTGTTCTGGGATGCCGACGACCGTCCGTTGCCTTCACGCCTGGAAAATACCCCGTTGTCGCCGGTGTGCGGACTGTTCAAGGGGGATGACCTGCTGGCGATTTTCGAGAATTTCCCGGTCAACATTCTCGGCGGTTTCAGCAATGCACTGTTTCGCCGGGCCGATGTGCTGGAGCTTCTCCCGGCCTTGACCACTCCCGAAACCTGCTTTGTCGCGACCCTGGATTTTGCGTTGTACGTCTGCCTGTTGCGTCGCGGCAACCTGGTGGTTTCGAATCACGTCCTGAGCGTCGAGCGCCTGTACGCCGAGCGCTTGAGTGGCCAACAGGCAATGCGCGATGCTGCGTACACCGAACGCCAGTGGTTGTCGCAGATGCTCAAGGCGCGCAGTGGCGAATCGGCCCCGGCGCCGGGCTGGGTGCGTTATGTGCCGATCACCAAGGCGCAGGAATCGCCACAGGTCTGGGAAGAGTTGCCGCTGAGCCGGACGCTGGGCACCAAACAGACCACCCAGGATTGGCATGTCGGCGTTTCCAGTGTCAGTTTTGCCGAGTTGTATGCGCAGTGGCTGGCATGCCGCAACCTGACCGAAGGCCAGCGCGAACTGCTGCCGGATACGCTCGCGGCATGGCCGCGCGTACCGAAAATCGTGCCGCTGATCATTGACGAGCAGGGCAGTCGCTCGGCGCTGGATCTCACCCTGCAATCGCTCGAGGCACAGGAATACCTGCCCGAGTTGACCCTTGTGTTGTCCGCCTCCTGCACCGAGACGCAGCTCGAAGAGCGCGTCTTGCGCATGCCGTTGCAGGAGGACTGGCAACAGCAGATCAACGAACTCTTGCCGCAGCTGGAAGGTGCCGACTGGTTCTACCTGCTGCGTGCCGGTGATCGTCTGGTGGTGCCGGCGCTGCTGGTGATGGCCGAGCGCATTGCGCTCTCGCGAACCGTTACCTGCCTTTACAGCGATGAAGGTGGTTTGAGCGAGGGCGAGTCGACCGAGCCGGTGTTCAAGCCGGACTTCAACCTGGACCTGATGCGCAGCTACCCCTATGTGGGCCGGGCCCTGGCGTTCGAGCGCGAACGGTTCCTGGCACTCGGCGGTTTCGATTCCGCGTTTGGCGAGCTGGCGCCCCACGATGTGTTGTGGCGCATGGTCGAGAACGACGGCACGCAGGTCATTGGCCATATTTCCGAAGTGCTGCTGGAGTCGGCATTCGACCTCGCCAAGTGGTTGTCGGAACCGCAAATGGCTGACGGCAATTCGCAGTTGATCTCGGCGCACCTTGACCGCCTGGGCATTGCCCATGAAATCCGCAACGGCGCCTCGGCGCTGCTGAACCGCGTGGATTACCACCATGGCCGGCAACCGCTGGTGTCGATCGTCATTGTCAGCAAGGATCAGACGGCCGCTGTGCAGCGCTGTGTCGAGAGCCTGCTGGAGAAGACCGCCTACGCCGAGTACGAGTTGCTGCTGGTCGACAATGGCAGCCAGGGCGTCGAGGCGCAGACCTGGTTTGACGGCATGGCGCAATTGGGCAGCGAGCGGATTCGTGTCCTCGATTGCCCGCAGCAAGACAACATGGCCGCCGTGCGCAATCTCGCGGTGAGCCAGGCGCGGGGCGAATACGTCCTGCTGCTCAACCCTTACGCCGTGATCACCCATGGCGACTGGCTGGCGGAAATGCTCAATCACGCCCAGCGCCCCGAAGTCGGTGTGGTGGGGGCCAAACTGTTCAACCCGGACGGGCGGGTCTTGCACGCCGGTCTGATCCTCGGCCTGCAAGGGCCGGCCGGCGTACCGTTTTACGGCGAGTCGTTGCAGGCGACGGGTTACATGTACCGGCTATTGGTCGCTCACGACCTGAGCGCCGTCGGCAGTGATTGCCTGATGGTGCGCAAGGCTGTGTTCGATTCGGTCAACGGGCTCGATGAGCAGGCGCTGGCGCAGTCACTCAACGAAGTGGATCTGTGCCTGCGGGTTGGCCAGGAAGGTTACCTGGTGGTGTGGACGCCTTACGCGCAGTTGGCGTTGGGCGCGCAACCGGCGCAAGCCCCGAAGGAAGGCGAAGAAGCAGCGCTTGGCCAGGAGCAGGAAACTTTCTACAGGCGCTGGCTGCCGGTCGTCGCACGGGATCCGGCCTACAACGCCAACCTGTCGCTGAACGGTCTGGGGGGCTCGAGCTTCAGTCTCGACCCGGGCCTGCGTACCGGCTGGAGTCCGTTTTCGCAGCCGCAATTGCCCAAGATCCTGGCGTTGCCGGTCAACGCATCGGCGATCGGTCACTACCGTGTGACTCAGCCCCTGATCGAGCTGGAAGCAGCGGGCAGGGCGCTGGGACGGATTCATTACAACCTGCCGACCATCATCGAAGTCGAGCGCCAGTCCCCTGACGTGATCATTCTGCAGGGGCGTTATGCCGAAGCACCGATCAACGAAATTCCAAGCTTGCAGAAGTACTCGAGTGCCCGGCGGATCTACGAGCTCGATGACTACGTGATCGACGTTCCCCATCGTAATGCGCACATCCGCAACATGCCGAACAAGGACGAGATGGAAAAACTGGTCCGGCGCGCGATCGGCATGTGTGACCGGGTCGTGGTGTCCACGGCGCCGTTGGGTAACGCACTGTCGAGCATGCACAGCGACATCCGCGTGGTCCCGAACATGCTGGCCAAAAACATGTGGAGCGATTTGCGCAGCCAGCGCCGTACCTCGAAAAAACCTCGGGTCGGCTGGGGCGGTGGCACCAGCCACCACGGTGACCTGGCGGTGATCGCCGATGTGGTGCGCGAATTGGCCAATGAAGTCGACTGGGTGTTTTTCGGCATGTGCCCGGACGATCTGCGGCCGTACATGCATGAGTTCCACGGCGTGATCGGCCTCGATGTGTACCC